The following are from one region of the Gambusia affinis linkage group LG02, SWU_Gaff_1.0, whole genome shotgun sequence genome:
- the tradd gene encoding LOW QUALITY PROTEIN: tumor necrosis factor receptor type 1-associated DEATH domain protein (The sequence of the model RefSeq protein was modified relative to this genomic sequence to represent the inferred CDS: substituted 1 base at 1 genomic stop codon): MRGQEVTSMSNSNLSGGSTAEQHKSFFLFSRTALCSENGGQDSGWGGVTYPMFLQSLFLVDLLSTTKGEQVGXFFIIVKLTLRDSAGGLGGYDILKVHDAEPFLGVEVKFVDVAACQQFLESYSSGAVLQSLNQQRSWLLLSVNMCLDQLAVCLQHIHLSQPCLVSVGGCEAEIDHLQQLPECCASGPSSVTQEESPVPSNCFKFQNQNLNEDRMLTPADVQSFSNGVGRQWKHVGRALGKSCRALKGPVIDNLAYEYEREGLYEQAYQLLSRFIQAEGRAAKLSRLVRALEDSKLTSLAENMLGMQPRE; the protein is encoded by the exons ATGAGAGGCCAGGAAGTCACTTCTATGTCAAACAGTAATTTGTCAGGAGGAAGCACTGCCGAAcaacataaaagtttttttctttttag TCGAACCGCACTGTGTTCAGAAAATGGCGGACAAGACAGCGGATGGGGAGGCGTTACATATCCCATGTTCCTGCAGTCGCTCTTTCTAGTGGACCTGCTCTCTACTACAAAAGGCGAGCAAGTTGGTTAATTTTTCATCATTGTTAAGCTGACTCTGAGAG ATTCTGCAGGAGGTCTGGGAGGCTACGACATCCTAAAGGTCCATGATGCTGAGCCCTTCCTGGGGGTGGAGGTGAAATTTGTGGATGTGGCAGCGTGTCAGCAGTTCCTGGAGAGCTACAGCTCCGGAGCGGTGCTCCAGTCCCTCAACCAACAGCGTTCATGGCT GCtattgtctgtaaatatgtgtCTGGACCAGCTGGCTGTCTGTCTGCAGCACATCCACCTTTCACAG CCTTGTTTAGTGTCTGTGGGAGGTTGTGAGGCTGAGATCGATCATCTGCAGCagctcccagaatgctgtgcttCTGGCCCTAGTTCAGTCACACAGGAAGAGTCTCCAGTCCCCAGCAACTGCTTCAAGTTTCAGAATCAGAATCTGAATG AGGACCGAATGCTGACACCGGCAGATGTTCAGAGCTTTTCGAACGGAGTGGGCCGCCAGTGGAAACATGTAGGGAGGGCCCTGGGGAAGAGCTGTCGGGCTCTGAAGGGCCCCGTCATTGACAACCTGGCCTACGAGTACGAGAGAGAAGGGCTGTATGAGCAAGCCTATCAGCTGCTGAGCCGCTTCATTCAGGCGGAGGGGAGGGCGGCCAAGCTGAGCCGACTGGTCAGAGCTCTGGAGGACAGCAAACTCACCAGCCTGGCTGAAAACATGCTGGGCATGCAGCCCCGAGAGTAA